The Peromyscus eremicus unplaced genomic scaffold, PerEre_H2_v1 PerEre#2#unplaced_1143, whole genome shotgun sequence DNA segment AAGAAGAGACGATCTGAAAAGCATTAATGCCCTGTACAATATGAACAACTCTAGATGAGATCGCCAAGGCAGCACTTCCTGCTTCGAATGATTCTGCCAACCAGAAGTGAATCCTAAAAGCAAAAACTCATTTTGTACTTAGGTTTATGTGGAACAGTGACTCCATGAGGAATATGCTGGAAGATGTTTATGGGTAACTTTCCAAAGAGCACGGAAAGAATGCCAGAGTATTCAATGCCCTGTGTATAGGCTGCTTCCTCAGAATGTACAACAGACCTCCAAGTATTGTTCACACAGTGATTTAAAGCCTTCCATTCTCTTCTTCTGAAGAATCAGAGACTGATGAATAAATTTTCGTTGCTCCTTAAACATATTCTGCAAACAAAGACAATAAAAGATGTAAGAACaattcagggaaaaaaaacagaaagcttacagAAACATGACTCTGTATTGTATTTATGCAAAACATAGAGAATGAAATAACTATGGTATTTTTTCAACCAACACAATGACCGCTTTACATGAGTTATCTAATACTACAAAATAACCTTAATACTATGAAGTTTCCATTCACTTAATGGAAAGTGTTCCTACTTAACAGTATTCAGAACATTCCTGTTAGCTCCTGAAGACTTGAAAACCCACCCATTAGAGGCCTCCATAGCTGTCGAACTCTGTTTTTTATAGAAATTACCATGAGATGTCCCCTGTGACCATGTCACTCCCCTACATAGGAACCCACTCCATTTTGTCCTTCCCAGTGAGAGTAGAGCCTACAGTGCTATGCTTAACAGGGAAGGATTCTGTAAGACTTACTTCAGATACTGTCCTGGACCGATATAAGAATACACATCTAAAAGTGTTTAGATGTGATATTTTGGAACAATTCCGTGACATAGGCACTTTAAGTATCTCTCCTTTCACTTCTAGGAATCCGAGGCACAGAGGTAAATTATTTTCCTGAGTTAGCGTTAACTAGCAAGTGACTGAACTGTGACTGCATTCCAGCTGGTGGGATTGCAGAGGCCATGCTCCTGACCACTGGACTGGACAGCGTCTCCATCTCCCTCCGTATGTCGTGGATCATGAAGGGCTCCCTCTCAGGATACAATCCCATACCTTCTCCTGTACTCTCCAGGCAGTGCCTGCTCATCCCCCCACCATGACTGCTCCTAACCCATCACTGACCTTGCTATGTCTTGGCAGGGAAAGGAACAcgcccggggggtggggggagggggaggagacagCCAGTCTCTCCTCACCACATCAACCACCATCCTTGTCTCCCTAAGCTCTTGTCCTGTCCCTTTCCTCCAGACTGGCTGCAGGAAGCCCTACTACTTCTGGTGCTGACACAATGCTAAGGCTGATACTCACAGagagtttttctgcctgtttCTTGACTTGATCTGCATCCATGGATAACTTCCTATTCAAATTCATAATCTGAAGAGAATAGTCTTGATAAAGTTTCTGCCTGTGAATGACAGCAATGAACAGTGTGATATTCCATCACAATATGAAGAAAGTGCATTCGAAGCATGACTGACTTGCCCTCACTAACACTATCGATGGAGGATGGGGAAATGGCATCTAAAATATTCTGACAGAGAAAAGGAAGCCCATGTggattatttcatcttacactgaCAGTATTTGTTCCTCCTTGGCTGAGAGAGAAGTCACTTCAAATATCTTAGCTCTAGAAAACTTATGGAGAATTATCATTAGTATTCTATTAATATTCCACAAGTATTCACCTTCCTGACACATACAGCTTctcctttatttcctctttctggaGAACAGATCCAATGAGCATGCACATCCACTACCATCAGAGAATTCTGTGGAGGCCTACCCACTCTTCCTCACGTTGTGCCAGTGAGGATTTTGGTACAGTAGCATAGTAAACACTGCTCCTGAAATCTATGCGACATTGGAGACatcagattttcatttttgtcacATGGAACAGATGATCGACTGACTGCAGGATGAATGCTTTGAGGTTTTGAAGCTCATCATGCCCAACACATTCATGCGATGCATATACCGTCCTTACTGTTGCACTGATTCAACTGCATGTGTCAAAACGGTCATTGTAATTCATCCTTAGGAAATGCAGCTGACTTCCGTTATGATGTGAGGCTATAATAAGACTAAAGGAAGTCTATTCTATACagaaaaaccaagccaaataCATTTTCCAACCGAGCTTCTGGCCAGTGAGGGTCACGGCTATTCCTCAACCTCTTGCCATCATGCTTACTAACCAAATGTCAAAGGGTCTGGGATCAAAGCACCCAGAAGCAACAACCGTACCTTTGTTCACACTGGATTTTTAGGACATCCTCAACTTTCTGCTCCATGGTTTCAAAAGACGCCATGATGATCGCTGTGaatctttctctgtttccctgAAGAAAGTTCTTAATGGGCTCTGTATTGAAATATAATCTTGTAACAATTACTGTAAAGTTCCCTCAACTTTAGTTTTCTACTTGGAAAGACACTTGTTATCAATAGATGGAAACAATCTGTCAATGATAAGATTATTTGCCTCCTTCCTTTCAGTCAAGAATTTCAGTGGTTATGACCTTGATGTGGAATTGGACAGCTGGACTTCAGTGTCTATATATTACATACAAAACACAGTGGACCCAACAAAACTTACAAAAAGGGTTTCAAGTCAGTGTGTAATTTCTTTATGAGACGTCATTTATGAGGTATAAATTTAACCAATGTACTCCAGTTCAAGATGTGCTCCAGTTCAAGGACACATTCAGAGGGACTGTTGGGCCGCTTTGTGCAAAACACAAAAGTAGTCCATTTACAAAGATCTCCAAAGACTCAGATATTATTGCACAGCAAGATGAAAATACTGTAATTATTGCAGCCATTGAATTTTTTTGACAAATTTGACAAGGTAGACACCCTGAATAATTTAAAGGGGGGGAACCACATTGATTTCTAGAAAAgtgtgtggtactggggatggaacccagcacCTTaagcatactaggcaagtgctctcccactcAGCTACATCCCTATCCTGATTCCTGAATGGTTTCTAGATATGACTCTCCATCAGAAAACTCTACAGAGCTCCCAGCCAGTTGTCAAGTTtgcaatgttttttgttttggtttggtttggttttttgtttttgttttgaacagTTCATGTGACTAACATCTAACACAGCAATTTAAAGCAGGACTCAGTCTGATCATATAATGGTCACAGGCTACCAGTGCTGACTTCAGCTTTCCACTGCATGTGCTATTTTTTGCACATTAAACAGTGGGTATCTATTTAAGAGGAGCTGGCCCTCAccaacctgccccccccccacacacacacacaaagagccgGACTAGAATACAAACAAGTGAAGTAAAAATGTGATACTAAAAACAGACGTATCACTTGTGTGAATCAAAACCTGGGAGACAGATAATTTCATCCAGTTTTCAAATATCTCACAGTGAGTAAATAAGAGTATCCACACTGCCGGTGCCATGCTCTCCATATCGACAATTAACATGAGGTAGAGAGTTGGTAATCTAATAAATACTATTTTGACACTGAGTGTTTGAGAACAAGGTAGTAAACACACTTCTCTTGTCTGCCAAGTGACAACTCCCTCGCCTTGCACTTCTTTTTCGTCAAACAATTTTCTCAAATTCCTAATACCTCCTAGAACGTACCTTCAGATTCTTCAAATAAATCCTGTATTTCCTTCCTGCAAAGAAATCACATTTTTTACTTTAATGTATACAAAAGGCCGTTTTTGTAGTGTGAGTGGAGGAAGTGGAGTGTGCCACACAGCCTACATACAATTCACATTTCAAGAGCAGGCACTGACTTTTCTAGATTTGTGTGCAGAGGAAGGGCATGTGTGCACCCATGCCGACCTCAGAGGTAGACGTGTGGtgtcctcctctctccatctccacctTATTCCTGTCAGACAGAATCTATGACAGGACCTGTAGTCTGCTGGAGGCATGAGACTTTCATTTCTTACCACACTGAACATCTGATTGACTACGGGATGAATGCTTTGAGGCCTTTAAGCTCAATGCACCCAGTACATTTATGTGATGCATACACATTACAGGCTGCtgcatttacttacttacttatttatttaatctcaGTTTATTCTGTTAGGCTGGCAGTCAGCAAGCATccgcagtcctcctgcctctgccgcaTCATACCCCTCAGTTCTGGgcttaaaaagtgtgtgtggccATGCAtggctttttctgtgggtgctaCGGATCTGAACTCAGCTTCTTGTGTTTGTACATCAggcactcttccactgagccctctctccagccagacttttctaaatttattttacgAGTGGGTAAACAACAAAACGTATCACCTGGCCTGTTGCCCTTCTTTTCCAGAGGAAGTAATGTCCTCACTACTGACATCAATGACTCCTTTGTCCACTGtattaaaaaggaagaggaaaaacattttgaaacaaaGTGTGCTGTTCTCATCATCCCCCACAGAAAACAGCTTCACTTTGGGGTTTCTAGATCCCATAGCAATGGTTACACTTTTTAAGGCAGTCATCTGTGGAgtcgcctctctctctctctttctctctctctctctctctctctctctctctctctctctctctaactctctctctctctctctctctctctctctctctctcacacacacacacacacacacacacacacacacacacacacttaaaactcTTTGGGCTTGAGTCTGGGAACAGTTGGTGCAGGCACCTGTACGGGCCTTCCAGAGAGTCACTGTGACCCATGTGCTCCCAGAGAGGCAGGCTGACTAGAAAGAACGGCCTTATGCGCCTTGCAGGTGTCCTGTGGGGTGGGAATTTAAGGTAGGGGAACCTAAAACCACAAACAAGCTTGAGCAACAGTTATTAGCATCTGAAACCTCCTGCTAGTCCAAGAAAAATCCATGCACCTCATCCACTCAGTGCTCCATCTGCCAAGAGATTTTAGGATGTCCCCCGGGGTGGACACAGCCCTACAGGAGCCCATCTGTTTTTCACCTGGGGTGATTGCATCTGGGTTCTGGGTGTCATCTGATGTGAGATTTGGATCCAGCCTTGGGCGCATGCCAGCACTGTCAGTGGCTTTCCTTTCCCTGCTTGACATGGCTAGAATCTTCTTGGGCTAGATAGGACTCCTAGAACTACAAACACCAGGAGGAATTACAAGACCCCAATGGGAACAGGGACTGGGACTCCACAGGGTGCAGCCAGGTGTCCTGGCACTTGTGCTGCAGCAAAGAGAGGGTAAGAGGATGTCACCAATGTTCTGTTCTGTCCCATTTCTCTACCAGAATGTGGAGCTCCCCAACCCACTACTTCTCAAGATCGTTACTCTCTGCTGCTTTCCCAACCCTTGGTCGGGAAAATCCTGGGCACTGCCCCTCCCTGTAAAACAAGGCACCTAATACTGGTTTCAGGTTGGGAATTCCAACTTGCTGAGGACCTACTCAGTCACCAAGGCCATATCTCCCAGCTCATACGCTGTCCCACTCAGCCCTCCCAATCCCTGTAGCCCTCATGACCCCTCCCTAGCCTTGCCCTCTGGGGCCTTGTCCAGTCCCATTTGGAAATGAAGCTCCTGATATCACCCAACAGGTTtgccttggtcctgcctctttGTGACCCCACTGTCCTACCACATGAGCTATGTAAGGCTCCTCTCTAATCCCTGTCATAACTGGGGAGACTCATAACAGAGTTCCCCAATAGCCAATCATCCACCCAGGGTACTCTCCCACCCTGGGAGCCTCCTTCTCCTCAGAGAGTAGTCATATCTATCTAGGCCTCACCTCCCAATGCACATCTCTCTGACTGGAAAGGCATACATGCCCAGGATTAAGTGGCTTAAACTGGCACTTTTAGGATTTGGATGCAGAAGCTGCTGGATGGTGAAGGGGCCCAGTCTTGCCCCACCCCCTTCAGATAGGCATTTCTGTGGAGGCAAGGCCCATGGCCGCATGTAAGCGAGACCCAGATGTCCACTGAGGCCTCCAACTGGACACAAGGAGCAATACGTGGAAGGTCACTACTTCTTCTTCTACACCTCACTGTCACACCCAGCTCTCTTCAAACCCAAAACCCTCAGGACCCCTTCCTCCACTGCTCTCGGTGTTCTATTTCACTACCAGGTGAAAGTGAGTCTTCCAAACTTCACATCACAGATAAACCTTGACCCTTCTGCCTCAAGCTCCCACTCTCCTCCCCAAAGGGCTGTGGATCCAGGCTGACCCCGGGCTCACGACTGAGTCTGCTAATTACCCTGTCACTCACCTAGGTGACCACACTTCACCACCTTCCTCTGAGAGGCCCCACCTCCTGGAATGGATCTCTGACTAGCTGAAACACCATTACGTGGGCACCCCTGAGGCTGCCTACAGGCACTCCCAAAGCTGTGAGGCCCGCCCATCAGTCACCCATTCCTGACTTGGGTCCTGCTGTTGTGCACATGCTTGCGCAAAGTGGCCAGCGTTCCTCCTCCCCTTCAGACTACCCAGCCTGTCGAGGTATTGCCAGTGGAAGCAACACAGGAGGACCCAGTTGTCCAGTCTAGACCCAAaggcaaaaaaaccaaaaaaaaaaaaaaaaaaccacgaaacaaaacaacaacaacaacaacaacaacaaaaaacccccggCAGATATGGAAAGTCCCCACTCCCTCTCCCAGCCCACTAACTCTGCCCCGTCCACTGTTCTAGGGCCCTGCTGCCCTCATCACCCCTTTTCATTATTGGCTTTGGTGCCTCTTCCAGCCCAAAGTGGAAGTGAGGCTCCCGAAGTCACCTCACTGGCTACCCTGGACCTTCTCATTCTGTGATCCCACTGTCCTACGTCAAGAGCTTCCACCTTTCCTGATGCCTCTAAACCACCCCTGGAGCCACACCACAGCACCCAAAAAAGcccccagaaaacaaacaaaaattccgtCACCCATTTACGTGCCTTGGCTCCACCAGAGAGCCTCCTTCCACTCAGAGGTTGATTTGGCCCCACCTCCCAATATAACGCTCTCTGATTGGCTGGCATAATAGCACCTGTGCATGCGCAGTGGGTACCAGCACTTTGCACATGCGCCAAGGGGCCCAGCACGCGTCGCCCAGTCATGCTTGCCTTCCTGTTGAGGGATGGCCCATGGCTTCATTTCATtgggccacagccacagccagttATGCCCATCTTCCTATGTGTCTATCTCTGATTGACTGGAACAGGAAGGCACATGGTTGTGTGACAGAGGCCAGCAGTCCAATGGGTCGCTCACGTGAGGCAATAGTATACGCATGCGCAAAGAGAGCTCAGGTGAAACTCGAAGGATGGGAAAACCTATTAAGTCAATCAGACATGTACACTTGGGCACAGCAGTTGCGCATGCGTGAGGGGTCCACGTTA contains these protein-coding regions:
- the LOC131902007 gene encoding X-linked lymphocyte-regulated protein 3A-like isoform X1, producing MSSRERKATDSAGMRPRLDPNLTSDDTQNPDAITPVDKGVIDVSSEDITSSGKEGQQARKEIQDLFEESEEPIKNFLQGNRERFTAIIMASFETMEQKVEDVLKIQCEQRQKLYQDYSLQIMNLNRKLSMDADQVKKQAEKLSNMFKEQRKFIHQSLILQKKRMEGFKSLCEQYLEKLEVLRDSRGNSVAEELRHLIATLEIKLLMVNRQQESAAAQQSLLDLLFS
- the LOC131902007 gene encoding X-linked lymphocyte-regulated protein 3A-like isoform X2, producing the protein MKPWAIPQQEVDKGVIDVSSEDITSSGKEGQQARKEIQDLFEESEEPIKNFLQGNRERFTAIIMASFETMEQKVEDVLKIQCEQRQKLYQDYSLQIMNLNRKLSMDADQVKKQAEKLSNMFKEQRKFIHQSLILQKKRMEGFKSLCEQYLEKLEVLRDSRGNSVAEELRHLIATLEIKLLMVNRQQESAAAQQSLLDLLFS